Proteins encoded together in one Monomorium pharaonis isolate MP-MQ-018 chromosome 8, ASM1337386v2, whole genome shotgun sequence window:
- the LOC105833773 gene encoding dnaJ homolog subfamily A member 4, translated as MVKETTFYDVLGVKPGCSQEDLKKAYRKLALKYHPDKNPNEGDKFKQISQAYEVLSNPEKKRIYDQGGEQALKEGGMGGSGFSSPMDIFDMFFGGGFGGRGRRRERRGQDVMHQLSVSLEELYKGTVRKLALQKSVICEKCEGVGGKKGSVEQCSTCHGSGLQVQIQQLGPGMLQHLQTMCADCKGQGERINPRDRCKYCNGKKTIRDRKILEVHVDPGMVDGQKIVFSGEGDQEPEYEPGDIVILLEEKDHDVFKRSRNDLIMRMQLELVEALCGFQKVIRTLDGRDLVITSLPGTVTKHGDLKCILNEGMPIYKDPFTHGRLIIQFIVNFPKSIEPSLIPSLEQCLPPREEVIIPDGAEECLLTDLDPEQEQRRRDTRQAYEEDEGGPSRVQCATH; from the exons ATGGTTAAGGAGACAACATTTTATGACGTATTAGGCGTGAAGCCTGGATGCTCGCAGGAAGATTTGAAAAAGGCCTATAGAAAGCTTGCTCTGAAATATCATCCCGATAAAAATCCTAATGAAGGCGACAAG TTTAAGCAAATTTCTCAAGCGTATGAAGTATTATCGAACCCCGAGAAGAAGCGTATCTACGATCAAGGTGGCGAGCAAGCTTTGAAAGAAGGTGGCATGGGAGGTAGTGGTTTCTCTTCCCCTATGGATATCTTCGACATGTTCTTTGGTGGAGGATTTGGTGGACGAGGTAGGAGGAGAGAACGTAGAGGTCAAGACGTCATGCATCAATTGTCAGTTTCTCTCGAGGAACTTTACAAAGGAACTGTGCGTAAACTTGCCCTGCAAAAGAGTGTTATCTGCGAGAAATGCGAAG GTGTCGGTGGAAAGAAAGGTTCTGTTGAACAGTGCTCGACGTGTCATGGTTCTGGATTGCAAGTACAAATTCAGCAGTTAGGTCCGGGAATGTTGCAACATTTACAGACCATGTGCGCAGATTGCAAGGGGCAGGGAGAACGTATCAATCCTCGTGATCGTTGCAAGTACTGCAACGGAAAAAAGACTATTAGAGATAGAAAAATACTTGAGGTTCACGTTGATCCGGGTATGGTTGACGGTCAGAAGATTGTTTTCAGTGGCGAAGGTGATCAGGAGCCGGAGTATGAACCTGGCGATATAGTTATTCTTCTCGAAGAAAAAGATCATGATGTATTCAA GCGTTCGAGGAACGATTTGATTATGCGAATGCAACTAGAACTCGTAGAGGCATTATGTGGATTCCAGAAAGTTATTCGTACCTTGGATGGTAGAGATCTAGTGATTACCTCTCTTCCCGGTACTGTGACAAAACATGGCGACTTGAAATGTATCTTGAACGAGGGCATGCCGATCTATAAGGATCCATTTACACATGGCAGgcttataatacaatttatagtaaattttccGAAAAGCATAGAACCATCGCTTATCCCATCGTTGGAGCAGTGTTTACCGCCGAGGGAAGAGGTTATAATTCCAGACGGTGCCGAAGAGTGCTTACTTACTGACTTGGATCCCGAGCAGGAGCAAAGGCGGAGAGATACGAGACAAGCGTATGAGGAGGACGAAGGCGGCCCATCGCGAGTCCAATGTGCCACACATTGA